aaaaacgtatGGAAAAAATAATCTTTATATAGTATAATAGATATTTCaagttaaatttatatttatatttaaaaaggaatttttttggcaattgaaaatgtcatttcatttatataaatgATAAAGGAGAAACTCAAAAGGGTTAAATTACGTCGTGTGCACTGTTGTCTGCTCAATTTTTAATGCAtcttaaatttatgtttactCAATTGTTTCAGAGTCGTGAAATTTTGAAACGAAAAGAATGAGCTCAACACGTTATCTGTTTATTCGACAAAGATACCTTGTCCAAAAATGGTACCAATAAGCTCGTCAAAATTGAATAGGAAACTGGCAAGCCGAGGCCTAACAAAAGAAGGTGAGTGTttcttataaataatattaaatattaataaatatttgattcaAAGGACTACCTGCCCGAAAATCTATCGGTTGTCTTTTTCTCGGCATAATACTTGGAGTACTTTTAGCCGGAGTACTCTTTTACTCGTTGATGAACGAAGACTGCAGGGAAAGTTCGAGGAATATAATAAACATTATTGGACTGAAAAATCTTccaaatttaaacaaaaatgccaCATCGATACTGGATACTGCCGTAAAAAAGATAG
This portion of the Drosophila santomea strain STO CAGO 1482 chromosome 3L, Prin_Dsan_1.1, whole genome shotgun sequence genome encodes:
- the LOC120449993 gene encoding uncharacterized protein LOC120449993, with translation MVPISSSKLNRKLASRGLTKEGLPARKSIGCLFLGIILGVLLAGVLFYSLMNEDCRESSRNIINIIGLKNLPNLNKNATSILDTAVKKIEDKDGGALTELSTIGTQETPDEFNKADNSSIVSTP